From the genome of Chania multitudinisentens RB-25, one region includes:
- a CDS encoding polyphenol oxidase family protein, giving the protein MTDYSPLLSTIPSIKHGFGNKSALLPELLLPYRATLPEKKQVHGVRIADIHHPAQVCGEADGFFTREPGILISVLTADCLPVIFSRHDGSAIAAVHAGWRGLLDGILEQMAQRINREDRTSHWVASIGPAAGSCCYEVSEELITRFQQALPLPPELISPHHHHLDLAAIAENKLRALGFAAVDHAGSCTICTPNTDPRLPQHFKYTSYRRNSHRRAADPHHPGIKGRNQYSGIIITS; this is encoded by the coding sequence ATGACCGATTACTCCCCGCTCCTCAGTACTATTCCCAGCATCAAACATGGCTTTGGCAACAAGAGTGCCCTGCTGCCAGAATTGCTCCTGCCTTATCGTGCTACGCTGCCGGAAAAAAAACAGGTACATGGTGTGCGTATTGCAGATATTCATCATCCCGCCCAGGTGTGCGGCGAAGCGGATGGTTTCTTTACCCGTGAACCAGGTATTCTCATCAGCGTGCTGACCGCAGATTGCCTGCCGGTCATTTTCAGCCGCCACGACGGTAGCGCTATCGCAGCGGTTCACGCTGGCTGGCGCGGATTGCTGGACGGTATCCTTGAACAGATGGCACAGCGTATCAACCGTGAAGACCGTACCTCGCATTGGGTGGCCTCCATCGGCCCTGCTGCGGGTTCATGCTGCTACGAGGTCAGTGAAGAACTGATAACGCGTTTTCAGCAGGCTTTACCGCTGCCGCCTGAATTGATCAGCCCACATCATCACCATCTGGATTTGGCGGCTATTGCCGAAAACAAACTTCGAGCTTTGGGATTTGCTGCTGTCGATCACGCAGGCAGTTGCACCATCTGCACGCCAAACACTGATCCACGGCTACCCCAGCATTTTAAATACACCAGTTATCGCCGTAACAGCCACCGCCGCGCGGCAGATCCTCACCATC
- a CDS encoding DUF986 family protein, with amino-acid sequence MSLTDGVLVIFIVLMLLYALYDEFGMNLLKGKNLLKIPLKRSNRLDCLIFVGLIAILIYHNLINQGAILTTYLLISLALIAVYIAYIRWPKMLFKSQGFFYANTFIKYQRIKAMNLSEDGILVIDLEQRRLLIQVTQLDDLDKIYHFFVENQ; translated from the coding sequence ATGTCGCTGACCGACGGTGTTTTAGTGATTTTTATTGTGCTGATGCTGCTCTACGCATTGTACGATGAATTCGGCATGAACCTGCTGAAAGGTAAAAATCTGCTGAAAATCCCGTTAAAGCGCAGCAATCGGCTCGATTGCCTGATTTTTGTTGGCTTGATTGCTATTCTGATTTACCACAACCTGATCAATCAAGGAGCCATATTAACCACTTATCTGCTTATTTCTCTGGCATTAATTGCTGTTTATATTGCTTATATTCGTTGGCCCAAGATGTTATTTAAATCTCAAGGCTTCTTTTACGCTAATACCTTTATTAAATATCAGCGAATTAAAGCAATGAATTTATCTGAAGATGGTATTTTAGTGATCGATTTAGAACAGCGGCGATTGTTGATCCAGGTCACACAATTAGATGATCTGGATAAAATTTACCATTTTTTTGTTGAAAATCAGTAA
- a CDS encoding PTS mannose/fructose/sorbose transporter subunit IIC has translation MEITTLQIVLVFIVACIAGMGSILDEFQFHRPLIACTLVGIVLGDMKTGIIIGGTLEMIALGWMNIGAAVAPDAALASIISTILVIAGGQNIGAGIALAIPLAAAGQVLTIIVRTVTVAFQHAADNAAERGSLRAITWIHISALLLQAMRIAIPAVIVAISVGTAGVHALLNSIPEVVTSGLNIAGGMIVVVGYAMVINMMRAGYLMPFFYLGFVTAAFTDFNLVALGVIGVVMAVLYIQLSPKYNKSQVVQAGPAKANDLDNELD, from the coding sequence ATGGAGATTACCACTCTTCAGATTGTGCTGGTATTTATCGTTGCCTGTATTGCCGGGATGGGTTCCATTCTGGATGAGTTCCAATTTCACCGTCCATTAATCGCCTGTACGTTGGTTGGTATTGTTCTTGGTGACATGAAAACCGGGATCATCATCGGCGGCACGCTGGAGATGATTGCGCTGGGCTGGATGAATATCGGTGCGGCGGTAGCGCCAGATGCCGCATTAGCCTCCATCATTTCTACCATTCTGGTTATTGCCGGTGGGCAGAATATCGGTGCCGGTATCGCACTCGCCATTCCTTTGGCGGCGGCTGGCCAGGTATTGACCATCATCGTCCGTACTGTGACCGTGGCCTTCCAGCACGCGGCTGACAATGCGGCAGAACGCGGCAGCCTGCGCGCCATCACCTGGATACATATTTCTGCCCTGCTGTTACAGGCAATGCGTATCGCCATTCCTGCGGTGATTGTGGCGATCTCTGTCGGTACCGCAGGCGTTCATGCGCTGCTCAACTCGATCCCGGAAGTGGTGACCAGCGGCCTGAACATTGCGGGTGGCATGATCGTGGTAGTAGGTTACGCCATGGTCATCAATATGATGCGTGCTGGTTATCTGATGCCATTCTTCTACCTCGGCTTTGTTACCGCGGCCTTCACTGACTTTAACCTGGTTGCGCTTGGCGTAATTGGCGTGGTGATGGCGGTGCTTTATATCCAACTCAGCCCGAAATACAACAAGTCTCAGGTTGTTCAGGCCGGCCCGGCCAAAGCCAACGATCTTGATAACGAACTGGACTAG
- the rlmA gene encoding 23S rRNA (guanine(745)-N(1))-methyltransferase, with the protein MSYQCPLCHQPLHHTQQHWRCTNNHQFDCAKEGYVNLMPVQHKRSKQPGDSAEMMQARRVFLDAGYYQPLQQRVAELLDEALPAEEATLLDIGCGEGYYTAALAQQLRQRRALAAYGLDVAKIAVRYAAKRYPMVSFCVASSHRLPFADASFDAVLRIYAPCKAEELARVVKPGGIVMTVSPGPRHLYQLKQQVYQDVQLHAENDEQLAGFSCEITESLAYPMILPGAQAANLLQMTPFAWRASPQLQKELAETEAFTCETDFVIRWHRRSY; encoded by the coding sequence ATGTCGTATCAATGCCCTCTGTGCCACCAACCGTTGCATCACACCCAGCAGCATTGGCGCTGTACCAATAATCATCAATTCGACTGTGCTAAGGAAGGTTACGTCAATTTAATGCCGGTGCAGCATAAGCGCTCAAAGCAGCCGGGTGATAGCGCTGAGATGATGCAGGCGCGGCGCGTCTTTCTTGACGCTGGCTATTACCAGCCATTGCAACAGCGGGTTGCAGAGCTGTTAGATGAGGCATTGCCTGCGGAAGAAGCCACATTGCTGGATATTGGCTGTGGAGAAGGCTATTACACCGCTGCGCTGGCGCAGCAACTGCGCCAGAGACGGGCGTTGGCAGCGTATGGCTTGGATGTGGCCAAGATCGCGGTCCGTTATGCGGCCAAACGTTATCCGATGGTGTCATTCTGTGTCGCTTCCAGCCATCGCCTGCCGTTTGCTGACGCGTCATTCGATGCGGTATTACGTATCTATGCGCCCTGTAAGGCGGAAGAACTGGCGCGGGTGGTAAAACCAGGGGGGATCGTGATGACGGTGTCGCCTGGCCCGCGCCATCTCTACCAGCTAAAACAGCAGGTTTACCAGGATGTTCAGTTGCATGCAGAAAACGATGAGCAACTTGCGGGATTCAGTTGCGAAATAACAGAGTCATTGGCTTATCCAATGATTTTGCCAGGAGCACAGGCGGCGAATTTGTTGCAGATGACGCCGTTTGCCTGGCGTGCTTCACCACAATTACAGAAAGAACTGGCAGAAACAGAGGCATTTACCTGTGAGACAGATTTTGTGATTCGTTGGCACCGCCGTTCCTATTAA
- a CDS encoding PTS mannose transporter subunit IID: MVDTTTQKKLTPADIRGVFVRSNLFQGSWNFERMQALGFCFSMVPVIRRLYPENNDDRKQAIKRHLEFFNTQPFVAAPVLGVTMAMEEQRANGAPIDDAAINGIKVGLMGPLAGVGDPIFWGTVRPVFAALGAGIAMSGSLLGPLLFFILFNLVRLLTRYYGVAYGYSKGINIVNDMGGGFLQKLTEGASILGLFVMGALVNKWTHVNIPMVVSKITDQTGQTKITTVQTILDQLMPGLVPLLLTFGCMWLLRRKVNALWIIIGFFAIGIFGYWIGLLGL; encoded by the coding sequence ATGGTTGATACAACAACTCAAAAGAAACTGACACCTGCCGATATCCGCGGTGTGTTTGTCCGCTCGAACCTGTTCCAGGGGTCGTGGAACTTCGAACGCATGCAGGCACTGGGTTTCTGTTTCTCCATGGTGCCGGTGATCCGTCGCCTGTACCCGGAAAATAACGATGATCGCAAACAGGCGATCAAACGCCATCTGGAATTTTTCAACACGCAGCCGTTCGTCGCAGCGCCAGTGCTTGGCGTAACCATGGCCATGGAAGAACAACGTGCCAACGGCGCCCCCATTGATGATGCGGCGATTAACGGCATTAAAGTGGGCCTGATGGGGCCACTCGCGGGCGTGGGCGACCCTATTTTCTGGGGGACAGTGCGCCCGGTGTTTGCCGCGCTGGGAGCAGGCATCGCTATGAGCGGCAGCCTGCTCGGCCCACTGCTGTTTTTCATCCTGTTCAACCTGGTACGCCTGCTGACCCGCTACTACGGTGTGGCTTACGGCTATAGCAAAGGGATCAATATCGTTAACGATATGGGCGGTGGTTTCTTGCAGAAACTGACGGAAGGGGCGTCTATTCTCGGCCTGTTTGTCATGGGGGCGTTGGTTAACAAATGGACGCACGTGAATATCCCAATGGTGGTGTCAAAAATCACTGACCAGACCGGGCAAACCAAGATAACCACGGTACAAACCATTCTCGATCAGTTGATGCCGGGCCTGGTGCCGTTACTGCTCACCTTTGGCTGTATGTGGCTGCTGCGCAGGAAAGTCAACGCATTGTGGATCATTATCGGCTTCTTCGCTATCGGTATTTTCGGGTATTGGATCGGCCTGCTGGGCCTGTAA
- the manX gene encoding PTS mannose transporter subunit IIAB — protein MAIAIIIGTHGTAAEQLLKTAEMLLGEQHNVAYIDFVPGENAETLIEKYNGKISELDTSNGVLFLVDTWGGSPFNAASRIAVDKAHYEVITGVNIPMLVETFMARDDDPSFDELVALALETGREGVKALKKPLDSPVQSVVPPPKTTAPPTPLSPDERMKIGLARIDDRLIHGQVATRWTKETNVSRIIVVSDEVAADHVRKTLLTQVAPPGVTAHVVDVAKAIRVWDNPKYGGERVMLLFTNPTDVWRLVEGGVAIKSVNIGGMAFRQGKTQVNNAVSVDAQDIEAFNKLNAHGIELEVRKVSSDTPLKMMDLISKLN, from the coding sequence GTGGCAATAGCTATTATCATCGGCACGCACGGAACAGCAGCGGAACAATTGCTGAAAACAGCAGAAATGCTATTAGGCGAGCAACATAATGTGGCCTATATAGATTTTGTTCCCGGTGAAAACGCCGAAACATTAATCGAAAAGTACAACGGAAAAATCAGTGAACTGGACACCAGCAATGGCGTTCTGTTTCTGGTTGATACCTGGGGCGGCAGCCCGTTTAATGCGGCCAGCCGTATTGCTGTTGATAAAGCACACTATGAAGTGATCACCGGGGTTAACATTCCGATGCTGGTAGAAACCTTCATGGCACGCGATGACGATCCCAGCTTCGATGAATTAGTCGCGCTGGCACTGGAAACCGGGCGCGAAGGTGTAAAAGCGCTGAAAAAACCGCTAGACAGCCCTGTTCAATCTGTCGTTCCTCCCCCAAAAACTACCGCACCACCCACCCCACTCAGCCCTGATGAACGCATGAAGATTGGCCTGGCACGCATTGATGATCGTTTGATTCACGGCCAGGTTGCCACCCGTTGGACCAAGGAAACCAACGTTAGCCGTATCATCGTTGTCAGCGATGAAGTGGCTGCCGATCACGTGCGGAAAACCCTGCTGACGCAGGTTGCTCCACCGGGTGTTACCGCACACGTTGTTGATGTGGCAAAAGCCATTCGCGTGTGGGACAACCCGAAATATGGTGGAGAGCGCGTGATGTTGCTGTTCACCAATCCCACCGATGTGTGGCGTTTGGTGGAAGGTGGCGTGGCAATCAAGTCGGTCAATATCGGTGGTATGGCGTTTCGCCAGGGTAAAACCCAGGTTAATAACGCGGTGTCCGTCGATGCACAAGACATCGAAGCATTTAATAAATTGAATGCACACGGGATTGAACTGGAAGTCCGTAAGGTTTCGTCCGACACCCCGTTAAAAATGATGGACTTGATTAGCAAACTCAATTGA
- the mntP gene encoding manganese efflux pump MntP: MNLSATLILAFGMSMDAFAVSIGKGATLHQPRFREAIRTGLIFGIIEAITPLIGWAIGLFASQYIMEWDHWVAFGLLFILGTRMIVEGAKNKPHEEQKVKRHGFWILVTTAIATSLDAMAIGVGLAFLQVNIVHTAMAIGCATMIMATLGMMIGRYIGPLLGKRAEILGGIVLIGIGVNILLEHLGYLA; encoded by the coding sequence ATGAACCTGTCTGCAACTCTCATTCTTGCTTTTGGTATGTCTATGGACGCATTTGCCGTATCAATCGGTAAAGGCGCTACCCTGCACCAACCACGTTTTCGCGAAGCTATCCGTACCGGCCTGATTTTTGGCATCATTGAAGCCATTACTCCGTTGATTGGCTGGGCTATCGGGCTGTTTGCCAGCCAATACATTATGGAATGGGACCACTGGGTCGCCTTTGGCCTGTTGTTCATTTTGGGCACGCGTATGATCGTGGAAGGCGCCAAAAACAAACCGCACGAAGAACAGAAAGTAAAACGCCACGGTTTCTGGATATTGGTCACAACCGCCATTGCCACCAGCCTTGACGCGATGGCGATTGGCGTTGGTCTAGCCTTCCTGCAAGTTAATATCGTTCATACTGCCATGGCGATCGGTTGTGCCACCATGATTATGGCGACGCTGGGTATGATGATTGGCCGCTATATCGGCCCACTGCTGGGCAAGCGCGCAGAAATTCTTGGTGGGATCGTGCTCATTGGTATCGGCGTTAATATCCTGCTTGAACACTTAGGCTATCTTGCCTGA